A section of the Takifugu rubripes unplaced genomic scaffold, fTakRub1.2, whole genome shotgun sequence genome encodes:
- the LOC115248356 gene encoding heterogeneous nuclear ribonucleoprotein L-like has product MSAAAAPPHSDGEDEEEYRRPSKRLKTAVRQTEEREEGEDELEEGEDSDSGSLPGEGEPAVDHRARWTGSQYRGGRKDNDGDSHRISPSPVVHVRGLCEAVVEADLIDALEKFGPICYVMMMPFKRQALVEFSELQSADRCVSCGAKEPVYIAGQQAYFNYSTSKRITRPTNADNPNSGNKVLLLSIQNPLYPITTDVLYTVCNPIGNVLRIVIFKRNGIQAMVEFESVHCAQKAKAALNGADIYAGCCTLKIEYARPTRLNVIKNDNESWDYTKPYLVRRDRGKGRQRQAILGEHPSSYSENGYGPPCPLLPLPSNTRYKLASLDVPDMVSYPPPQSSSYSYSGHIPSSVAMVSGLHPSKMNCTRIFNLFCLYGNIEKVKFMKSVPGTALVEMGDEYAVDRAITHLNSIKVFGKRLNVCVSKQHAVIPSQVFELDDGSSSYKDFAMTRNNRFSSAGQASKNIIQPPSAVLHYYNVPPCISQEQLLRLCTEHDVPGFVKFKMFDAKPSSKTISGLLEFDSKTEAVEVLTVLNHYQIRIPSKFQ; this is encoded by the exons ATGTCGGCGGCCGCAGCACCTCCGCACAGCGACggtgaggacgaggaggagtaCCGGAGACCGTCCAAGAGGCTGAAAACAGCGGTCCGGCAGACggaagaaagggaggagggggaggatgagctggaggagggggaggactcGGACTCCGGGTCGCTTCCTGGAGAGGGAGAACCAGCCGTGGACCACCGGGCCCGGTGGACCGGCAGCCAGTACCGCGGAGGGCGCAAG gacaATGATGGAGACTCCCACCGGATCTCTCCCAGCCCCGTGGTGCACGTCCGAGGTCTCTGTGAGGCTGTGGTGGAGGCAGACCTGATAGATGCTCTGGAGAAGTTTGGACCCATATG TTATGTGATGATGATGCCCTTCAAGCGACAGGCCCTGGTCGAGTTCTCGGAGCTCCAGAGTGCTGATCGCTGCGTCTCCTGTGGAGCCAAGGAGCCCGTTTACATCGCAG GCCAGCAAGCGTACTTTAATTACTCGACATCCAAGAGGATCACCAGGCCCACCAACGCTGACAACCCCAACAGTGGAAACAaggtcctcctcctgtccatACAGAACCCCCTCTATCCAATAACCacg GATGTTCTCTACACCGTGTGCAACCCCATCGGGAACGTCCTGAGGATCGTCATCTTTAAACGGAACGGAATCCAGGCAATGGTGGA GTTTGAGTCTGTTCATTGTGCTCAGAAGGCCAAAGCTGCCCTGAATGGAGCCGACATCTATGCTGGCTGCTGCACCCTGAAGATTGAGTACGCCAGG CCCACACGCCTGAATGTGATCAAGAACGACAACGAGAGTTGGGACTACACTAAACCGTACCTGGTCAGACGAG accgTGGTAAAGGGAGGCAAAGACAAGCCATTCTGGGAGAACATCCATCGTCCTACAGTGAAAACGGATACG GTCCaccctgccccctgctgcctctgcccaGTAACACCAGGTACAAGCTGGCCTCCTTGGACGTTCCCGACATGGTGTCCTACCCTCCGCCCCAGTCTTCGTCCTATTCTTACTCTGGACACATACCCAGCTCCGTTGCCATGGTGAGTggcctccatccatccaagaTGAACTGCACCCGCATCTTCAACCTCTTCTGCCTTTATGGAAACATTGAGAag GTGAAGTTTATGAAGAGCGTTCCTGGTACGGCGCTGGTGGAGATGGGAGACGAGTACGCTGTGGACAGAGCCATCACACACCTGAACAGCATCAAGGTGTTCGGCAAGAGGCTCAACGTGTG CGTCTCCAAGCAGCATGCAGTCATTCCCAGTCAGGTGTTCGAGCTGGACGATGGAAGCAGTAGCTATAAGGACTTCGCCATGACCAGGAACAACCGCTTCAGCAGTGCTGGCCAGGCCTCCAAGAACATAATCCAGCCTCCATCGGCCGTGCTGCACTACTACAACGTTCCTCCGTGCATATCACAGGAGCAGTTACTCAGG cTGTGCACGGAGCACGACGTGCCTGGATTTGTCAAATTCAAGATGTTTGATGCTAAAC CCTCCTCTAAAACCATCTCTGGCTTGTTGGAGTTTGACAGTAAGACTGAAGCTGTGGAAGTTCTCACTGTGCTCAACCATTACCAGATCAGGATACCCAGTAAGTTCCAGTAG
- the LOC105419399 gene encoding aldose 1-epimerase-like isoform X3 codes for MTQVSQAPWGEVPGQGVVHLWLLQSPQLQVEILTLGATIKSVFSRGRDGRSADVVLGYDHLQAGYLSDRRYLGATVGRVANRIAKGLFVVDGVQYKLDTNNGPNAIHGGLQGFSKALWRAEAVDAGVQLSLTSPDGDQGYPGELHVSLTYTLKGAPDIYDHQVSISAQWYLPVDDTSIPTGDIRPVEGTLFDLRKPVLLGPRLKELPGPGFDHNFCLCASKDVWKERRAARVVHPASGRVLEVWTSQPGLQFYTANYLDGSVVGKGGVPYGKHSSFCLETQNWPDAVNQPTFPNCLLQAGEQYHHVTRLSFTTAP; via the exons ATGACACAGGTGAGCCAGGCGCCGTGGGGAGAGGTCCCTGGACAGGGCGTGGTCCACCTGTGGCTCCTGCAGTCAccacagctgcaggtggagattCTGACGCTCGGCGCCACCATCAAGTCCGTGTtcagcagaggcagagacggccGGAGTGCTGATGTGGTCCTGGGCTACGACCACCTGCAGG CAGGTTACCTCTCAGATCGACGCTATCTCGGAGCTACCGTGGGCCGTGTGGCTAACCGCATAGCAAAGGGACTCTTCGTGGTGGATGGGGTCCAGTACAAGCTGGACACCAACAATGGCCCCAACGCCATCCACGGGGGGCTGCAGGGCTTCAGCAAG GCCCTCTGGCGCGCTGAAGCTGTGGACGCTGGTGTCCAGCTGAGTCTCACGAGCCCTGATGGGGACCAAGGCTATCCTGGAGAGCTGCACGTTTCGCTCACGTACACTTTAAAG GGTGCTCCAGACATCTACGACCATCAGGTGTCCATCAGTGCTCAGTGGTATCTCCCCGTGGATGACACCTCCATTCCTACAG GAGACATCAGACCAGTAGAGGGGACGCTGTTTGACCTCAGGAAGCCGGTCCTGCTTGGTCCCCGACTGAAGGAACTCCCTGGTCCAGGATTTGATCACAATTTCTGCTTGTGTGCATCTAAAGACGTGTGGAAGGAACGGCGTGCTGCCAG agtggttcatCCAGCCAGTGGACGTGTGCTTGAGGTCTGGACCAGTCAGCCAGGGCTCCAGTTCTACACAGCCAACTACCTGGATGGCTCCGTGGTGGGGAAGGGAGGGGTTCCATACGGGAAGCACAGCTCCTTCTGTCTGGAGACTCAGAACTGGCCTGATGCCGTCAACCAG CCCACATTCCCCAACTGTCTCCTGCAGGCTGGTGAGCAGTACCATCACGTGACCCGGCTCAGCTTCACTACAGCCCCGTGA
- the LOC115248355 gene encoding cyclin-dependent kinase 1-like has product MKKIRLESEEEGVPSTAVREVSLLQELKHPNVVRLLDVLMQESRLYLIFEFLSMDLKKYLDSIPPGQYMDPMLVKSYLYQILEGIYFCHCRRVLHRDLKPQNLLIDNKGVIKLADFGLARAFGVPVRVYTHEVVTLWYRAPEVLLGSPRYSTPVDVWSTGTIFAELATKKPLFHGDSEIDQLFRIFRTLGTPNNDVWPDVESLPDYKNTFPKWKSGNLSVKNLEKNGLDLLAKMLTYNPPKRISARQAMTHPYFDDLDKSTLPSAIINNI; this is encoded by the exons ATGAAGAAGATCCGTCTGGAGAGTGAAGAAGAGGGGGTTCCGAGCACCGCCGTCAGAGAGGTGtccctgctgcaggagctgaagcaTCCCAATGTTGTCCG GCTCCTGGATGTTCTGATGCAAGAGTCTCGGCTTTACCTCATCTTTGAGTTCCTGTCCATGGACCTGAAGAAGTACCTGGACTCCATCCCGCCGGGCCAGTACATGGACCCTATGCTGGTGAAG AGTTACCTGTACCAGATCCTGGAGGGCATTTACTTCTGTCACTGCCGCCGAGTCCTCCACCGAGACCTGAAGCCACAAAACCTCCTGATTGACAACAAAGGAGTCATCAAATTGGCAGATTTCGGCCTGGCGCGGGCCTTTGGCGTTCCTGTCCGAGTCTACACTCATGAG GTGGTGACGCTGTGGTACCGCGCTCCCGAGGTTCTCCTGGGTTCACCCCGATACTCCACCCCCGTGGATGTCTGGAGCACAGGGACCATCTTTGCTGAACTGGCCACCAAGAAGCCTCTGTTTCATGGAGACTCGGAGATAGATCAGCTCTTCAGGATTTTCAG GACTCTGGGAACCCCCAACAATGACGTGTGGCCTGATGTTGAAAGCTTACCTGACTACAAAAATACCTTCCCCAAGTGGAAGAGCGGGAACTTGTCCGtgaagaacctggagaagaacGGCCTGGACCTTCTAGCG AAAATGCTGACCTACAACCCCCCTAAGCGGATCTCTGCTCGCCAAGCCATGACGCATCCCTACTTTGATGACTTGGATAAATCCACCCTCCCGTCTGCCATCATCAACAACATTTAA
- the LOC105419399 gene encoding aldose 1-epimerase-like isoform X1 has protein sequence MTQVSQAPWGEVPGQGVVHLWLLQSPQLQVEILTLGATIKSVFSRGRDGRSADVVLGYDHLQAGYLSDRRYLGATVGRVANRIAKGLFVVDGVQYKLDTNNGPNAIHGGLQGFSKALWRAEAVDAGVQLSLTSPDGDQGYPGELHVSLTYTLKEGTLTAEYRAQADKTTPINLTNHAYFNLAGQGAPDIYDHQVSISAQWYLPVDDTSIPTGDIRPVEGTLFDLRKPVLLGPRLKELPGPGFDHNFCLCASKDVWKERRAARVVHPASGRVLEVWTSQPGLQFYTANYLDGSVVGKGGVPYGKHSSFCLETQNWPDAVNQPTFPNCLLQAGEQYHHVTRLSFTTAP, from the exons ATGACACAGGTGAGCCAGGCGCCGTGGGGAGAGGTCCCTGGACAGGGCGTGGTCCACCTGTGGCTCCTGCAGTCAccacagctgcaggtggagattCTGACGCTCGGCGCCACCATCAAGTCCGTGTtcagcagaggcagagacggccGGAGTGCTGATGTGGTCCTGGGCTACGACCACCTGCAGG CAGGTTACCTCTCAGATCGACGCTATCTCGGAGCTACCGTGGGCCGTGTGGCTAACCGCATAGCAAAGGGACTCTTCGTGGTGGATGGGGTCCAGTACAAGCTGGACACCAACAATGGCCCCAACGCCATCCACGGGGGGCTGCAGGGCTTCAGCAAG GCCCTCTGGCGCGCTGAAGCTGTGGACGCTGGTGTCCAGCTGAGTCTCACGAGCCCTGATGGGGACCAAGGCTATCCTGGAGAGCTGCACGTTTCGCTCACGTACACTTTAAAG GAGGGAACGCTAACGGCCGAATACAGAGCCCAGGCGGACAAAACCACCCCCATCAACCTGACCAACCACGCCTACTTTAACCTGGCGGGGCAG GGTGCTCCAGACATCTACGACCATCAGGTGTCCATCAGTGCTCAGTGGTATCTCCCCGTGGATGACACCTCCATTCCTACAG GAGACATCAGACCAGTAGAGGGGACGCTGTTTGACCTCAGGAAGCCGGTCCTGCTTGGTCCCCGACTGAAGGAACTCCCTGGTCCAGGATTTGATCACAATTTCTGCTTGTGTGCATCTAAAGACGTGTGGAAGGAACGGCGTGCTGCCAG agtggttcatCCAGCCAGTGGACGTGTGCTTGAGGTCTGGACCAGTCAGCCAGGGCTCCAGTTCTACACAGCCAACTACCTGGATGGCTCCGTGGTGGGGAAGGGAGGGGTTCCATACGGGAAGCACAGCTCCTTCTGTCTGGAGACTCAGAACTGGCCTGATGCCGTCAACCAG CCCACATTCCCCAACTGTCTCCTGCAGGCTGGTGAGCAGTACCATCACGTGACCCGGCTCAGCTTCACTACAGCCCCGTGA
- the LOC105419399 gene encoding aldose 1-epimerase-like isoform X2, with product MTQVSQAPWGEVPGQGVVHLWLLQSPQLQVEILTLGATIKSVFSRGRDGRSADVVLGYDHLQGYLSDRRYLGATVGRVANRIAKGLFVVDGVQYKLDTNNGPNAIHGGLQGFSKALWRAEAVDAGVQLSLTSPDGDQGYPGELHVSLTYTLKEGTLTAEYRAQADKTTPINLTNHAYFNLAGQGAPDIYDHQVSISAQWYLPVDDTSIPTGDIRPVEGTLFDLRKPVLLGPRLKELPGPGFDHNFCLCASKDVWKERRAARVVHPASGRVLEVWTSQPGLQFYTANYLDGSVVGKGGVPYGKHSSFCLETQNWPDAVNQPTFPNCLLQAGEQYHHVTRLSFTTAP from the exons ATGACACAGGTGAGCCAGGCGCCGTGGGGAGAGGTCCCTGGACAGGGCGTGGTCCACCTGTGGCTCCTGCAGTCAccacagctgcaggtggagattCTGACGCTCGGCGCCACCATCAAGTCCGTGTtcagcagaggcagagacggccGGAGTGCTGATGTGGTCCTGGGCTACGACCACCTGCAGG GTTACCTCTCAGATCGACGCTATCTCGGAGCTACCGTGGGCCGTGTGGCTAACCGCATAGCAAAGGGACTCTTCGTGGTGGATGGGGTCCAGTACAAGCTGGACACCAACAATGGCCCCAACGCCATCCACGGGGGGCTGCAGGGCTTCAGCAAG GCCCTCTGGCGCGCTGAAGCTGTGGACGCTGGTGTCCAGCTGAGTCTCACGAGCCCTGATGGGGACCAAGGCTATCCTGGAGAGCTGCACGTTTCGCTCACGTACACTTTAAAG GAGGGAACGCTAACGGCCGAATACAGAGCCCAGGCGGACAAAACCACCCCCATCAACCTGACCAACCACGCCTACTTTAACCTGGCGGGGCAG GGTGCTCCAGACATCTACGACCATCAGGTGTCCATCAGTGCTCAGTGGTATCTCCCCGTGGATGACACCTCCATTCCTACAG GAGACATCAGACCAGTAGAGGGGACGCTGTTTGACCTCAGGAAGCCGGTCCTGCTTGGTCCCCGACTGAAGGAACTCCCTGGTCCAGGATTTGATCACAATTTCTGCTTGTGTGCATCTAAAGACGTGTGGAAGGAACGGCGTGCTGCCAG agtggttcatCCAGCCAGTGGACGTGTGCTTGAGGTCTGGACCAGTCAGCCAGGGCTCCAGTTCTACACAGCCAACTACCTGGATGGCTCCGTGGTGGGGAAGGGAGGGGTTCCATACGGGAAGCACAGCTCCTTCTGTCTGGAGACTCAGAACTGGCCTGATGCCGTCAACCAG CCCACATTCCCCAACTGTCTCCTGCAGGCTGGTGAGCAGTACCATCACGTGACCCGGCTCAGCTTCACTACAGCCCCGTGA